TTCAAAAATTTTAATAAAGGAAAAGACAAAAATAGTTTACAATTCCGAGTGGCTAAGTAAAATGTCATTCGAAGATGTAATCAAACTTTCATCTAAATATACTGTTGCAAGAATGCTGGAGCGCGATGATTTTACGAAAAGATATAAAGCTAATGAACCAATAAGCATGCACGAACTGCTCTATCCTCTTGCCCAGGCAATGGATTCCGTTGCTATTGAATCTGATGTTGAATTAGGCGGCACCGATCAGAAATTTAATCTGCTTGTTGGTCGGGATATCCAACGCGAATTTGGGATTGAGCCGCAAGTAATCCTAACAATGCCTTTACTTGTCGGAACTGATGGTGTTGAAAAGATGAGTAAATCCTATGGAAATTATATTGGAATAAATGATGAGCCGAAAGATATTTATGGTAAAACACTTTCTATTGCCGATAGTTTGATTTATACTTATTTCGAATTGGCTACTAATGTTTCCAGCGATTATCTGTTGGAGATTAAGAATTTTTTAAGTGATGAAAAGAATAATCCTAGAGATATAAAAAGAAAATTGGCAAGAACTTTGGTTACAATGTACTACAATGCCAAAGCTGCTGAAAATGCTGAAAAAGAGTTTGATAATATCTTCATCAATAAAGGACTTCCAGATGAAATTGAGGAATTTCAGTTTAATGAAGAAGTTAAGGATATTGCAATACTTGATTTAATAGTAAAAGTTAATTTTGCTCCTTCCAAGCAAGAAGCCAGAAGATTGGTACAGCAAGGCGGAGTTACAATCGATGGAGAAAAAGTAATTGATATAAATTCCATTATAAAATTGGACAAAGAAAAAATATTGAAAGTTGGCAAGCGAAAATTTGCAAAAATAATTATTAACTAAAAAAGGAGATGATAAATTGTATGTTCCATCAAAAATATTCTTTACAAAAGGGGTAGGTCGGCATAGAGCTTACCTCCAGTCTTTCGAGTTAGCCTTACGCAACGCCGGCATTGAAAAATGCAACCTTGTAAGCGTTAGTAGTATTTATCCAGCAGGATGTAAAAGAATTACAAAAGAAGAAGGATTAAAAGAACTTCAGGCAGGACAAATAACTTTTTGCGTGATGGCAAGAAATTCCACCAACGAACCAAACCGTTTAATTGCTGCATCGATTGGTGTAGCTATACCAGCAGATGCAAATCAATATGGTTATTTATCAGAACATCATCCATTTGGTGAAACTGAAAAAGTTGCCGGAGATTATGCTGAAGATTTAGCAGCTCAAATGCTTGCAACAACTTTAGGAATCGAATTCAATCCTGATACAGGTTGGGATGAAAGAGAACAAGTATTTAAAATGTCTGGTAAAATTGTTAGAACATTTAACATAACTCAATCTGCCGAAGGTGAAAAGACTGGACTTTGGACTACAGTTATCGCTTGCGCAATATTATTACCTTAAAAAAATTATTCATCAAAGGCTGTTCATTTTGGACAGCCTATTTTTATTTATCCAATAAAGATTTTTACTTCCCTTTCTCAATTTCCATATAATATTTTTGAAGAACGTAAAACGCTTTCTTTTTATTTCCTCGTTCAGATATCAATCCTTTTCTGTTCCAGAAATCCTGTATGCCTGGTAAGTGCCTCCGTGGAGATCTGAAATCCATTAATATCCATGGACTAACACCTCGTAAAAAAGAAATTCCTTTCAACATTTTAATCTGGCTAAGATAAATACTTTCCTGGTACTCTTCAGTCCATCGTGTTTTTTCATAACCATGATTATTATACAAAGCATCTCCACCGAACTCACTAATTATAAATGGTTTATTAAACTCCGATTTCCATTTCATTAAAACTGCATCTTCAGGTTTACCCCAGTACCAGCCGATATATTCGTTAACTCCAATTACATCAAGATAATTGCTTAAAGGATCATCAATTATTATTGTATTTTTTTCTGAGTGTGTTTCTGTTGCAGCAGTTATTAATCTTGTGGAATCAATTTGTCTTGCTTCATTTATCAATCCTGTTAAAAATTTTAATCGTGCTTCACCTTTTGGAGTTTCATTTGCAACAGACCAGAGAATTATAGCAGCCCTGTTTTTATCTCTTGTAATCATTTCATTTAATTGATTGCTTGCATTATTGTATGTATTTGAATCGCTCCACATAATTGTCCAATAGACAGGAATTTCTGCCCAAACCATCATTCCCATTTTATCTGCTTCACGAATCATATTTTCATTATGAGGATAATGTGCGAGCCGGACATAATTGCATCCGAGTTCTTTAGCCCAGGATAACAGAGTTACAGCATCTTCTTTTGAAAATGCTCTTCCTGATCTATACGGAGCTTCTTCGTGAATGGATATACCGCATAGAAATATTGGTTTGCCATTTAAGAAAATATCTTCGCCTTTTGTTTCTATAGATCTGAATCCAATTTTATCTACAACTGTATCCTTTGCAGAAATAATTTTTACATTATACAGAAATGGATTTTCCGGTGACCATAATTTTAAATTTGTAATAAAATTAAAAGATGCATATCCATTTTTATCTGAATGAATTTTTTGTTTAATACCGGCATCTTCAATTTGTATATTTATTTCCTGTTCTTTTTCAAGTCCATCAATTCTAATCCAGCCGCTTACTTCATTTAAAGAACCTTTTTTAAGTTGAATGAAATAATCTTTGATAAAAGTTACAGGTACCTCTACCAACTTAACATCTCGGGTTATACCGCCATAATTCCACCAATCCGTATTAAGTGTTGGAACCCCTTCCCTCTTTCTTTTATTATCAACTTTAACAATGATAAAATTTTCATTGCTTGCCAATTCATCTGTAATTTCAAAATTAAAAGGAGTAAATCCACCTTCGTGCTCACCAACTTTTTTGCCATTTACATAAACAACCGCATCATAGTTTACCGCACCAAAATAAATGAATACTCGTTTATCATATTGCTTGTTGTATTGAAAAGATTTTTTGTACCAGATTGTACCTTCATACAAGAACAGTTTTTCCATCTGAGTGTTCCAATCACCCGGCACATTCAACTGCTCCGATTTATCAAAATCATATTCTATTAGTTCGCTCTTATCTTTTGGTTTTCTATTTTCAAAATAACCGTCCTCTCTTGGCTGGTAGCGGTAATTGTAATACCCGTTTTCATATGGATCGATAATTATATTCCACTTGCCATTTAAGCTAATATTTTTTCTGCCATCAATATTTGTAATTAAATTATTTTCCGTTACAGCATTACCCGTTATAAAGCTTATAATGAAAAAAAGGAATGTTATACTTTTCATTTATAAATCCTAAATGTTGTTTTTGATTTACATATGGTTTAGAAATCCTAAGTTATAGCAAAATAATTACGGGGAATATAACAAATTCAATATTAAGATTAGTTAATTGTCAAGTAATATTTTCGCTTAAAATTTGATTTGTTTCATAGTATAGTCATCCTTAAATTTCGCCTGAATAAATCTGATACTTTATAAATACAACCTGGATAAATCCTAATGAAATTTTTGAATACCATCCTTATTCTTTTTTTAGTTTCTTCATTTAGCATATTTGCTCAAACTGATAAAAAAACAATATTGCCAGAAGGATATTTAGTCAATCCCATTCAAACTGCTTACGGTATTTTGGCAACTAACGAAAATGAATCTTCTTTATACTTAATCAACAGCGGAATAGAAGAATTAATCAGCGCTCCAGGATGCGGCAGATATATTCAATTGAATAAGGAAGGAAATAAAATTGGATTCAAATTAATCAATCCAGAGAACGGTCTGCAATCACCAGCAATATATAATCTTGCTGAAAGAAAAGTAGAAAGAATTATAGATGAAGTTGAAAATGCCGGGCAGGTATCATTTGCTCAGGATGGAAAAATTGCATTCACTGTTGATAAGCAACTTTTCATAAAAGATGGCACTGCTTTACACAAATATAATTTAGGAGTTTATTCCAACAGAACTCCAATTTCCCCGGATGGAAATAGAATTATTTTCAAAGATGAAGATGATCAGTTATGGATCTTTGATTTAATATCCGGAAGTAAATTGAAAATTACAGATTCAATAAATGGTTATGGAAATGCTTCCTGGTCACCTGATGGAAAGTTTATTGTTTACACAACAACAGGTACGAATATTTTATCCTATGATGTAAATAAAAGAGTTAACTATTCTATTGCTGAAGGTGAAAATCCTGCCTGGTCTCCTGATGGTAAATCAATTGTGTTTCATAGAAAGGAAATAGATTTTAATCAAGTTAAAATTTTAAACTCGGATATTTATGTTTCAAACGCTGATGGAAGCACAATTAACCAGGTTACAAACACTCCTGATGAAATTGAATTGGATCCTAAATTTTCTTCTGACGCAAAAAATATAATTTATCAGAATTACTCTGGAAGAGAGATTAAAAAATTGAATGTTGAGAGCACACTTCAAAAAAGTGCAATCAAATCCAATATTATTTTTAAAAGTACTGAACCTATTATTCCTAAATTTTATGATATAAAAAAAAATGATAATCAAACAGCGCAATTAGATTCAATAACTAACTGGGTGCATATCCACCAGGTATGGGATACGCGGGATAATGGTCAATGGCATTCGCAGGGTGAAGGATATGTTTGCTGCGGTGCCACAACAGCCATGGAAGTAT
Above is a window of Ignavibacteriales bacterium DNA encoding:
- the tyrS gene encoding tyrosine--tRNA ligase, encoding MTEKIQFASINEQMDLIKRGASEIIPEEELLKKLERSIKENKPLKIKLGCDPTRPDLHIGHSVVLRKLAQFQQLGHQAILIIGDFTGMIGDPSGRNVTRPSLTLEETKVNGISYFEQASKILIKEKTKIVYNSEWLSKMSFEDVIKLSSKYTVARMLERDDFTKRYKANEPISMHELLYPLAQAMDSVAIESDVELGGTDQKFNLLVGRDIQREFGIEPQVILTMPLLVGTDGVEKMSKSYGNYIGINDEPKDIYGKTLSIADSLIYTYFELATNVSSDYLLEIKNFLSDEKNNPRDIKRKLARTLVTMYYNAKAAENAEKEFDNIFINKGLPDEIEEFQFNEEVKDIAILDLIVKVNFAPSKQEARRLVQQGGVTIDGEKVIDINSIIKLDKEKILKVGKRKFAKIIIN
- a CDS encoding beta-glucuronidase; translated protein: MKSITFLFFIISFITGNAVTENNLITNIDGRKNISLNGKWNIIIDPYENGYYNYRYQPREDGYFENRKPKDKSELIEYDFDKSEQLNVPGDWNTQMEKLFLYEGTIWYKKSFQYNKQYDKRVFIYFGAVNYDAVVYVNGKKVGEHEGGFTPFNFEITDELASNENFIIVKVDNKRKREGVPTLNTDWWNYGGITRDVKLVEVPVTFIKDYFIQLKKGSLNEVSGWIRIDGLEKEQEINIQIEDAGIKQKIHSDKNGYASFNFITNLKLWSPENPFLYNVKIISAKDTVVDKIGFRSIETKGEDIFLNGKPIFLCGISIHEEAPYRSGRAFSKEDAVTLLSWAKELGCNYVRLAHYPHNENMIREADKMGMMVWAEIPVYWTIMWSDSNTYNNASNQLNEMITRDKNRAAIILWSVANETPKGEARLKFLTGLINEARQIDSTRLITAATETHSEKNTIIIDDPLSNYLDVIGVNEYIGWYWGKPEDAVLMKWKSEFNKPFIISEFGGDALYNNHGYEKTRWTEEYQESIYLSQIKMLKGISFLRGVSPWILMDFRSPRRHLPGIQDFWNRKGLISERGNKKKAFYVLQKYYMEIEKGK
- a CDS encoding arginine decarboxylase, pyruvoyl-dependent translates to MYVPSKIFFTKGVGRHRAYLQSFELALRNAGIEKCNLVSVSSIYPAGCKRITKEEGLKELQAGQITFCVMARNSTNEPNRLIAASIGVAIPADANQYGYLSEHHPFGETEKVAGDYAEDLAAQMLATTLGIEFNPDTGWDEREQVFKMSGKIVRTFNITQSAEGEKTGLWTTVIACAILLP